The following proteins are encoded in a genomic region of Sesamum indicum cultivar Zhongzhi No. 13 linkage group LG8, S_indicum_v1.0, whole genome shotgun sequence:
- the LOC105167898 gene encoding VQ motif-containing protein 4, with the protein MENPSLIPSPNSHSSNSSSSSSTTTSNGLHHRLPSPRTPQPSSTPITRSESNNPYPTTFVQADTSSFKQVVQMLTGSTETARVASRPDPVRNPIPPIKTGPRKDKSASKLYERRNSLKNFKISPLGPGLVNSRPGFLSGYSGSPRPGTPEILSPSILDFPSLVLSPVTPLIPDPFNRASNSDSNLHTTAEEQAIKEKGFYLHPSPANTPRDSEPRLLPLFPVTSPRAPGSSNGADS; encoded by the coding sequence ATGGAGAACCCATCTCTCATTCCATCCCCAAACAGCCATAGCTCCAACAGTTCaagcagcagcagcaccaCCACCAGCAATGGCCTCCACCATCGCCTCCCCTCCCCGCGTACGCCGCAACCATCCTCCACTCCCATAACCAGATCCGAATCCAACAACCCGTATCCCACCACCTTCGTCCAGGCCGACACCTCCTCCTTCAAACAAGTCGTTCAAATGCTAACCGGGTCCACTGAGACGGCCCGCGTCGCCTCCCGACCTGACCCGGTCCGGAACCCGATCCCCCCCATCAAGACTGGGCCGAGAAAAGACAAATCAGCTTCCAAGCTCTACGAACGCAGAAACAGTCTCAAGAACTTCAAGATCAGCCCTTTGGGCCCTGGGCTGGTCAACTCTAGGCCGGGTTTCTTGTCCGGGTACTCCGGTTCCCCCCGACCTGGAACGCCGGAAATTCTTTCCCCCAGTATTCTTGATTTCCCGTCGCTGGTGCTCAGCCCTGTTACTCCTCTAATACCCGACCCATTTAACCGAGCTAGCAATTCTGATAGTAACTTGCACACAACGGCGGAGGAACAGGccattaaagaaaaaggattcTATCTGCATCCATCGCCGGCAAATACCCCGAGGGATTCGGAGCCCCGACTTTTGCCCTTGTTCCCCGTTACCTCACCTAGAGCTCCGGGTTCATCTAATGGTGCTGATTCTTGA
- the LOC105168580 gene encoding non-classical arabinogalactan protein 31-like — protein MAFARLANALLLSQLSLLLLLCASTLVSADATLAHYPPAEAPPPPPPPPPPKPPAHPPVKPPTTPPPSHPPVKPPAHPPVKPPAHPPVKPPTTPPPSHPPVKPPAHPPVKPPAHPPVKPPAYPPVKPPTTPPSSHPPVKPPAYPPVKPPTYPPLRKLVAVQGVVYCKSCKYRGVDTLVGASPLSGAVVKLQCNDAKQSLVEQTKTDKNGYFFFMPPKLRTLTAHKCKVFLVSSPLPKCGVPTNLHGGATGATLIPAVKPPVKIKKQPFVLFNVGPLAFEPHKKLPCHY, from the exons ATGGCTTTTGCTCGTTTAGCAAATGCCTTGCTGCTTTCACAGCTTtctctgctgctgctgctatgCGCCTCCACTCTAGTTTCTGCTGATGCAACTCTGGCACATTACCCGCCGGCTGAagcaccccccccccccccccccccccccccccccaagcCACCAGCTCATCCACCGGTTAAGCCACCCACCACTCCTCCCCCGTCCCACCCACCTGTTAAACCACCGGCTCATCCCCCTGTCAAACCACCAGCTCATCCACCGGTTAAGCCACCCACCACTCCTCCCCCGTCCCACCCACCTGTTAAACCACCGGCTCATCCCCCTGTCAAACCACCAGCTCATCCACCTGTCAAACCGCCTGCTTATCCACCGGTTAAACCACCCACCACTCCTCCCTCGTCCCACCCACCTGTTAAACCGCCCGCTTATCCACCAGTTAAGCCGCCGACTTATCCTCCTCTGAGGAAGTTGGTCGCTGTTCAGGGCGTTGTGTACTGCAAATCTTGCAAGTACAGGGGGGTCGACACGCTTGTCGGAGCCTCTCCTCTTTCTG GAGCGGTGGTGAAGCTGCAATGCAACGACGCAAAACAAAGTTTGGTGGAGCAAACCAAGACCGACAAGAACGGCTACTTCTTCTTCATGCCGCCGAAGCTGAGGACTCTCACTGCCCACAAATGCAAGGTGTTCTTAGTCTCTTCTCCACTCCCTAAATGCGGCGTCCCCACCAACCTCCACGGCGGCGCCACCGGCGCTACCTTGATCCCCGCCGTGAAGCCACCTGTTAAGATTAAGAAGCAGCCTTTTGTACTCTTCAATGTTGGACCCTTGGCCTTTGAACCCCACAAGAAATTGCCATGCCATTACTAG